The Urbifossiella limnaea genome has a window encoding:
- a CDS encoding HEAT repeat domain-containing protein, with the protein MPPVARAAVLFAAAAFTAATAGAATPEQIDAAISKGVNALKTRFKEGGGGQGVGGSYGVGPSALAGIALLEANTPATDPTVKAIAAAVRDQSYRESQTYQIALCLLFLDRLEDPADVPVIQMLGARLLVGQNARGGWTYGCVQAVPAADEQRLRAGLKGAELVAGKDASPGTYKLHPMVQEYLTALVNARGPAKAEGGDNSNTQFGILATWACRKYGLPADGALDLIERRFHATQAPDGSWTYGADTVGVAGSPAMTCAGLLGIATAIGRREEKRAKTEAPKGEPPAKTNDPFFNPPPRPDGKAAGPKRPLDVRDQAAVRGFGYLGAALRAGHQDLKKLYSLWSLERVGVLFGVDKIGGVDWYAGGSDYIIAHQAADGAWPGEYGAEVETSFAVLFLCKANLARDLSRRVRGDSGSELRAGAAAPVEAGPAPKGPVVPVNPLPVPIAAPLPPGAAGKVATDLVAAANGAGFAKSLSDARDAKGSDFTTGLAAAVHRLDGDAKKSAREALADRLARMSAATLKGLMASSDPEVRRGAVLAAAMRDDKDHIPDLIERINDEDDRVVRAARAGLRSLTGQDHGPPTDAGPGQRAAAAGAWRAWWARQKR; encoded by the coding sequence ATGCCGCCTGTCGCCCGCGCCGCCGTGCTGTTCGCCGCGGCCGCCTTCACGGCCGCCACCGCCGGCGCCGCCACCCCGGAGCAGATCGACGCCGCCATCAGCAAGGGCGTTAACGCGCTCAAGACCCGGTTCAAGGAGGGCGGCGGCGGCCAGGGCGTCGGCGGGTCGTACGGCGTCGGCCCCTCGGCGCTGGCCGGCATCGCCCTGCTGGAGGCCAACACCCCCGCCACCGACCCGACCGTGAAGGCCATCGCCGCGGCCGTCCGCGACCAGTCGTACCGCGAGTCGCAGACGTACCAGATCGCCCTGTGCCTGCTGTTCCTCGACCGGCTCGAAGACCCGGCCGACGTGCCGGTGATCCAGATGCTCGGCGCTCGCCTGCTGGTCGGCCAGAACGCCCGCGGCGGGTGGACCTACGGCTGCGTCCAGGCCGTCCCGGCGGCCGACGAGCAGCGGCTCCGCGCCGGCCTCAAGGGGGCCGAGTTGGTCGCCGGAAAGGACGCCTCCCCCGGCACCTACAAGCTCCACCCGATGGTCCAGGAGTACCTGACCGCGCTGGTCAACGCCCGCGGGCCGGCCAAGGCCGAGGGTGGCGACAACTCGAACACCCAGTTCGGCATCCTCGCCACCTGGGCGTGCCGCAAGTACGGCCTCCCCGCCGACGGCGCCCTGGACCTGATCGAGCGCCGCTTCCACGCCACCCAGGCGCCCGACGGCAGCTGGACCTATGGGGCCGACACGGTCGGCGTGGCCGGCTCCCCGGCGATGACGTGCGCCGGCCTCCTCGGCATCGCCACCGCCATCGGCCGGCGCGAGGAGAAGCGGGCCAAAACCGAGGCGCCGAAGGGGGAGCCGCCGGCGAAGACGAACGACCCGTTCTTCAACCCGCCGCCGCGGCCGGACGGCAAGGCGGCCGGCCCGAAGCGGCCGCTGGACGTCCGCGACCAGGCCGCCGTCCGCGGGTTCGGCTACCTCGGAGCCGCCCTCCGCGCGGGCCACCAGGACTTGAAGAAGCTGTACAGCTTGTGGTCGCTGGAGCGGGTCGGCGTGCTCTTCGGGGTGGACAAGATCGGCGGCGTCGACTGGTACGCGGGCGGGTCCGACTACATCATCGCCCACCAGGCGGCCGACGGCGCCTGGCCGGGCGAGTACGGGGCGGAGGTGGAGACGTCGTTCGCCGTGCTGTTCCTGTGCAAGGCGAACCTGGCGCGCGACCTGTCGCGGCGCGTCCGCGGCGACTCCGGGAGCGAGTTGCGGGCCGGCGCCGCCGCACCCGTCGAGGCGGGGCCGGCGCCGAAGGGGCCGGTGGTGCCGGTGAACCCGCTGCCGGTGCCGATCGCGGCGCCGCTGCCGCCTGGCGCCGCGGGGAAGGTGGCGACCGACCTGGTGGCCGCGGCGAACGGCGCCGGGTTCGCCAAGTCGCTGTCGGACGCGCGCGACGCGAAGGGGTCGGACTTCACGACCGGGCTGGCGGCGGCCGTCCACCGGCTGGACGGCGACGCGAAGAAGTCGGCCCGCGAGGCGCTGGCCGACCGGCTGGCGCGGATGTCGGCGGCGACGCTGAAGGGGCTGATGGCGAGTTCGGACCCGGAGGTGCGGCGCGGGGCGGTGCTGGCGGCGGCGATGCGCGACGACAAGGACCACATCCCGGACCTGATCGAGCGGATCAACGACGAGGACGACCGGGTGGTGCGCGCGGCGCGGGCGGGGCTGCGGAGCCTGACGGGCCAGGACCACGGCCCGCCGACGGACGCCGGGCCGGGCCAGCGGGCGGCGGCGGCGGGCGCGTGGCGGGCCTGGTGGGCGCGGCAGAAGCGGTGA
- a CDS encoding CotH kinase family protein has product MIRFALLPALAAAATLGMPPAAAQKAKTAAEEVDAFFAKGEPVSITLDVGQKEADSLRRDHRKYVPVTVKENGQTFKNVAVHLRGSAGSFRGFDDRPGFTLNMDKFEDKQRWRGLDKFHLANSAQDPSYLSELVCGELMRAVGVPAARIGHAAVTMNGRKLGFYYLKEGYDKDFLKKHFKNSHGNFYDGGFLQDIDRPLQLVSGEGDVKDRGDLKALIAAARENDHKRRIEQLSRVLDLDQFISYMVMSAIMWDWDGYPFKANNYRIYHDPERNKLIFIPSGMDQMFGEPNGPALPGFGGFVARSIIETPEGRRRYWSRMREVMRTVFEPARWVKRLDEAEAKIRPALAAVDQGAANGLKGQVDRLREGIRQRHRHITAELMRVKE; this is encoded by the coding sequence GTGATCCGTTTCGCGCTCCTGCCGGCGCTCGCGGCCGCCGCCACTCTGGGCATGCCGCCGGCCGCCGCGCAGAAGGCCAAGACCGCCGCCGAGGAGGTGGACGCCTTCTTCGCCAAGGGCGAGCCGGTCAGCATCACACTCGACGTCGGCCAGAAGGAGGCCGACTCGCTCCGCCGCGACCACCGCAAGTACGTGCCCGTCACCGTGAAGGAGAACGGCCAGACGTTCAAGAACGTGGCGGTCCACCTGCGCGGGTCCGCCGGCAGCTTCCGCGGGTTCGACGACCGCCCCGGCTTCACCCTGAACATGGACAAGTTCGAGGACAAGCAGCGGTGGCGCGGCCTCGACAAGTTCCACCTCGCCAACTCGGCCCAAGACCCCAGCTACCTGTCCGAGCTGGTCTGCGGCGAACTCATGCGGGCCGTCGGCGTGCCGGCCGCGCGGATCGGCCACGCCGCGGTGACGATGAACGGCCGGAAGCTCGGCTTCTACTACCTCAAAGAGGGGTACGACAAGGACTTCCTGAAGAAGCACTTCAAGAACAGCCACGGCAACTTCTACGACGGCGGCTTCCTCCAGGACATCGACCGGCCGTTGCAGCTTGTCTCGGGCGAGGGCGACGTGAAGGACCGCGGCGACCTGAAGGCGCTGATCGCGGCGGCGCGCGAGAACGACCACAAGCGCCGCATCGAGCAGCTGTCGCGCGTCCTCGACCTGGACCAGTTCATCAGCTACATGGTGATGTCGGCGATCATGTGGGACTGGGACGGCTACCCGTTCAAGGCCAACAACTACCGCATCTACCACGACCCGGAGCGGAACAAACTGATCTTCATCCCGTCGGGGATGGACCAGATGTTCGGCGAGCCGAACGGCCCGGCGCTGCCGGGCTTCGGCGGCTTCGTCGCGCGGTCGATCATCGAGACGCCGGAGGGGAGGCGCCGGTACTGGTCGCGGATGCGGGAGGTGATGCGGACGGTATTCGAGCCGGCCCGGTGGGTGAAGCGGTTGGACGAGGCGGAGGCGAAGATTCGGCCGGCGCTGGCGGCGGTGGACCAGGGTGCGGCGAACGGCCTGAAGGGGCAGGTGGACCGGCTTCGCGAGGGGATCCGCCAGCGGCACCGGCACATCACCGCGGAACTGATGCGGGTCAAAGAATGA
- a CDS encoding tyrosine-type recombinase/integrase — protein sequence MDATGKRRRKTIYGTSKKDVAEKLRKLQAENDAGRLVETEQLTTGEYLTRWLHNTAKEKVHDGTWERYRQVTELYLIPTLGGIKLSKLAPLHVEQSYAQMVVGASDRKVASAWTRKTAGIVLSLALKHAVRMKLILHNPAADVAKARPVAREMVFLTELQARLFLDAAKSHRLSALYALALGSGMRQGEMFGLQWADIDFDKGTVDVKRSLSWVKGKPVLKEPKSKAGRRTIVLPAFALAALKEHRTAALKAGFIAAPVFCTLAGTPMPKSNFIRRVHAPLVKRANALGVKRAADAGSDSPVQLPAGVRFHDLRHTHATCMIAAGHSIKAVSRRLGHADIGITLKTYAHVMPNDDDKLAAGADALFG from the coding sequence GTGGATGCGACCGGGAAGCGGCGGCGGAAGACGATTTACGGCACGTCGAAGAAGGACGTTGCCGAGAAGCTGCGGAAGCTCCAGGCCGAGAATGACGCCGGCCGGCTCGTCGAGACGGAGCAACTGACGACCGGCGAGTACCTGACGCGCTGGCTTCACAACACTGCGAAGGAGAAAGTCCACGACGGTACGTGGGAGCGATATCGTCAGGTCACCGAGTTGTACCTGATCCCGACGCTCGGCGGAATCAAGTTGTCGAAACTCGCCCCTCTGCACGTCGAGCAGAGCTACGCCCAGATGGTGGTGGGTGCGAGCGACCGGAAGGTGGCGTCCGCTTGGACTCGTAAGACGGCCGGCATCGTGCTGTCGCTCGCGCTCAAGCACGCGGTTCGCATGAAGCTCATCCTGCACAACCCCGCCGCCGACGTGGCGAAGGCGCGGCCGGTGGCCCGCGAGATGGTCTTCCTCACCGAACTGCAAGCGCGTCTCTTCCTCGACGCCGCGAAGTCGCACCGGCTCTCCGCGCTGTACGCGCTCGCGCTCGGCTCGGGGATGCGGCAGGGGGAGATGTTCGGTCTCCAGTGGGCCGACATCGACTTCGATAAGGGAACAGTCGATGTGAAACGCTCTCTCAGCTGGGTCAAGGGGAAGCCTGTCCTGAAGGAGCCGAAGTCGAAGGCCGGGCGGCGGACAATCGTCCTGCCCGCGTTCGCGCTCGCCGCGCTCAAGGAGCACCGCACTGCCGCGCTGAAGGCCGGGTTCATCGCCGCCCCCGTCTTCTGCACGCTCGCAGGCACGCCGATGCCGAAGAGCAACTTCATCCGCCGCGTCCACGCCCCGCTCGTCAAGCGGGCGAACGCGCTCGGCGTGAAGCGTGCTGCGGACGCGGGGAGCGACAGCCCTGTCCAACTCCCGGCCGGCGTGCGGTTCCACGACTTGCGGCACACGCACGCTACGTGCATGATCGCGGCCGGGCACTCGATCAAAGCTGTGTCCCGGCGGCTGGGGCACGCCGACATCGGGATCACGCTGAAAACTTACGCCCACGTCATGCCGAACGACGACGACAAACTCGCAGCCGGAGCGGACGCCCTGTTCGGCTGA
- a CDS encoding prolyl oligopeptidase family serine peptidase: MNRLTPALVLLVAASAVPARPPADPKRDPVDTSFLKRYAETRGFLLGRPVKPKVTPDGKHVLFLRADPATKRQSLFEFELATARTREVLSAETILKGGAEVLTPEEKARRERQRVSAGGFADFHLSPDGALVLVKLGNTLYVLERTTGTVRELKAGGDGPIVDPKFSPDGKFVAFVRGFDVACYDLAADKEFAVTTGGTVAKTHGLAEFVAQEEMGRHSGFWWSPDSKSIAYAEADHTGVEQWWVADPLKPEVPPAPQFYPRPGKKNVTVRLGVKSVAGGDTVWVEWDRAKYEYLAAVRWGTGTAGKAHLLVVIQDRKQQEMVVCAVEPTTGFARRLFADTDPAWTNIPAEVPLLTTSGIIWTGTGPNGPEVQLRNHDTGALVSILVPGTDHVLGVAGKYTSPHGGGRLFLPGHCVSLTAPDPTQQHVRVTPIPLDRSELLKPNFPLAEPWERFTDEPGMHTGAFGEDGQHVITSTTLKQLPRSRVFDAHKKALGELPSVAAEPPFAPNVTVEKVGDFWTAVVRPRDFDATKKYPVVLDVYGGPRHLHVVQAMRNWLVPQWLADQGFVVVAVDNRGTPGRGRDWERAVYQRFGTVPLEDQVKGLHALCDKFPELDRERVGAVGWSFGGYMAANGVLRRPDVFKAAVAGAPVTDWEDYDTHYTERYMGLLPASAAAYREASLLPLADKLDRPLLLVHGTADDNVYYRHTLRLSDALFRAGRRFEALALPGVTHMASADPVVMERLWTRTAGFFRSHLGGPR, translated from the coding sequence ATGAATCGCCTCACCCCCGCACTCGTGCTGCTCGTCGCCGCGTCCGCCGTCCCGGCCCGGCCGCCGGCCGACCCGAAGAGAGACCCCGTGGACACGTCGTTCCTGAAGCGCTACGCCGAGACGCGCGGCTTCCTCCTCGGCCGGCCCGTCAAGCCGAAGGTGACGCCCGACGGCAAGCACGTCCTGTTCCTCCGCGCCGACCCGGCGACGAAGCGGCAGAGCCTGTTCGAGTTCGAGCTGGCGACGGCGAGGACGCGCGAGGTGCTGAGCGCCGAGACGATTCTCAAGGGCGGCGCCGAGGTGCTGACGCCGGAGGAGAAGGCCCGCCGCGAGCGGCAGCGCGTCAGCGCCGGCGGCTTCGCCGACTTCCACCTGAGCCCCGACGGCGCGCTCGTGCTGGTGAAGCTCGGCAACACGCTGTACGTGCTCGAACGCACGACAGGCACCGTCCGCGAGCTGAAGGCCGGCGGCGACGGCCCGATCGTGGACCCGAAGTTCTCGCCGGACGGCAAGTTCGTCGCCTTCGTGCGCGGGTTCGACGTGGCGTGCTACGACCTGGCCGCGGACAAGGAGTTCGCGGTGACGACCGGCGGTACGGTGGCGAAGACGCACGGCCTGGCCGAGTTCGTGGCGCAGGAGGAGATGGGCCGGCACAGCGGCTTCTGGTGGTCGCCGGACTCGAAGAGCATCGCGTACGCGGAGGCGGATCACACCGGCGTGGAGCAGTGGTGGGTGGCCGACCCGTTGAAGCCGGAGGTGCCGCCGGCGCCGCAGTTCTACCCGCGGCCGGGGAAGAAGAACGTGACCGTGCGGCTCGGGGTGAAGTCGGTGGCCGGCGGCGACACGGTGTGGGTCGAGTGGGACCGGGCGAAGTACGAGTACCTCGCCGCGGTCCGCTGGGGTACGGGTACCGCCGGGAAGGCTCACCTCCTCGTGGTAATCCAGGACCGTAAGCAGCAGGAGATGGTGGTCTGCGCGGTCGAGCCCACGACGGGCTTCGCCCGGCGGCTGTTCGCGGACACGGACCCGGCGTGGACGAACATCCCGGCCGAGGTGCCGCTGCTGACCACGAGCGGCATCATCTGGACCGGCACCGGGCCGAACGGGCCGGAGGTTCAGTTGCGGAATCACGACACGGGCGCGCTCGTCTCGATCCTCGTGCCGGGGACCGATCACGTCCTCGGCGTTGCGGGGAAGTACACGTCACCCCATGGGGGTGGGCGATTGTTCCTTCCCGGGCACTGTGTCAGTCTCACCGCACCGGACCCGACCCAACAACACGTCCGGGTCACGCCCATTCCGCTCGACCGCTCGGAACTGCTGAAGCCGAACTTCCCACTGGCCGAACCGTGGGAGCGGTTCACCGACGAGCCCGGCATGCACACGGGCGCTTTCGGCGAGGACGGACAGCACGTCATCACCTCGACGACGCTGAAGCAGCTGCCGCGGTCGCGGGTGTTCGACGCGCACAAGAAGGCGCTGGGCGAGCTGCCGTCGGTCGCCGCGGAGCCGCCGTTCGCGCCCAACGTGACGGTCGAGAAGGTCGGCGACTTCTGGACCGCTGTCGTCCGGCCGCGAGACTTCGACGCCACCAAGAAGTACCCCGTCGTCCTCGACGTCTACGGCGGGCCGCGGCACCTCCACGTCGTGCAGGCGATGCGGAACTGGCTCGTGCCCCAGTGGCTCGCCGACCAGGGGTTCGTCGTGGTGGCCGTGGACAACCGTGGCACCCCCGGCCGCGGCCGCGACTGGGAGCGGGCCGTGTACCAACGGTTCGGCACAGTCCCACTGGAGGATCAGGTGAAGGGGCTGCACGCGCTGTGCGACAAGTTCCCGGAACTGGACCGCGAGCGGGTCGGCGCCGTGGGCTGGTCGTTCGGCGGGTACATGGCGGCGAACGGCGTGCTGCGGCGGCCGGACGTGTTCAAGGCGGCCGTGGCCGGCGCCCCCGTCACCGACTGGGAGGACTACGACACCCACTACACCGAGCGCTACATGGGCCTGCTGCCGGCGAGCGCCGCGGCGTACCGCGAGGCGTCGCTGCTGCCGCTGGCCGACAAGCTCGACCGGCCGCTGCTGCTGGTCCACGGCACGGCCGACGACAACGTGTATTACCGGCACACGCTGCGGCTGTCGGACGCCCTCTTCCGCGCCGGCCGGCGGTTCGAGGCGCTGGCCCTGCCGGGGGTGACGCACATGGCGTCGGCCGACCCGGTGGTGATGGAGCGGCTGTGGACGCGCACCGCCGGCTTTTTCCGCTCCCACCTCGGGGGGCCGCGGTGA
- a CDS encoding DUF4956 domain-containing protein yields the protein MPEWLSGAVSADGDIAADKLAVRLVLSAVLGGAVACVYALTRKKTRSEAAPFSATLVLLTVLIALVTQVIGNSVARAFSLVGALSIVRFRTVVDDTRDTSFVIFAVAVGMAVGSGFPALALVGIPVVGLTAAVLAMWGGTGAVAHPAKLVVRLPNGTDPQPVLAAAFDKHLREAKFQAADAAKQGSAVDYTYLVRPKAGVAPVTLIGELSRVEGVQSVEWREPS from the coding sequence ATGCCGGAGTGGCTCAGCGGGGCGGTCAGCGCCGACGGTGACATCGCGGCCGACAAGCTCGCCGTGCGGCTCGTCCTGTCGGCGGTGCTCGGCGGGGCCGTCGCCTGCGTCTACGCCCTCACCCGCAAGAAGACCCGAAGCGAGGCGGCCCCGTTCTCCGCCACGCTGGTGCTGCTCACCGTCCTCATCGCCCTCGTCACGCAGGTCATCGGCAACAGCGTCGCCCGGGCGTTCAGCCTCGTCGGGGCGCTGTCCATCGTCCGCTTCCGCACCGTCGTGGACGACACCCGCGACACGTCGTTCGTCATCTTCGCCGTCGCCGTGGGCATGGCCGTCGGGTCCGGGTTCCCGGCGCTGGCCCTGGTCGGCATCCCGGTCGTCGGCCTCACCGCCGCGGTGCTGGCGATGTGGGGCGGCACCGGCGCCGTGGCCCACCCGGCCAAGCTGGTGGTACGGCTGCCCAACGGCACCGACCCGCAGCCGGTCCTCGCCGCCGCGTTCGACAAGCACCTGCGCGAGGCGAAGTTCCAGGCCGCCGACGCCGCCAAGCAGGGGTCCGCCGTCGATTACACGTACCTCGTGCGGCCCAAGGCCGGCGTCGCCCCGGTGACGCTGATCGGCGAGCTGAGCCGCGTCGAGGGCGTGCAGAGCGTCGAGTGGCGCGAGCCCAGTTGA